The proteins below come from a single Haemorhous mexicanus isolate bHaeMex1 chromosome 20, bHaeMex1.pri, whole genome shotgun sequence genomic window:
- the TSPAN10 gene encoding tetraspanin-10, whose protein sequence is MALSRVRLFQPHGEGTRLLPQASRLVELPYSSFDDDDDDDDTAEQDPGVWYPDPPKPSPFSCCVRYLAFLWNLLFLLMGLLTLAVGVWGLLTKSSLSGGERGAPLGSDPMLLFVLVGLGASAVSLAGCLGALRASPCLLRFFLGALLAFGGLELLGGLLLLLLRRRLRDALQDLLLLCLLRYREDPDLQFLVDEVQRSLQCCGLESYRDWEINPYFNCSSPGVQACGVPASCCREPLQDGSVPNAQCGFGALALGPAAAAALLHTGGCGAALAAGLRGQAGAIAAGAATLLLLEAVGALMALRVLGDITAGRVWQ, encoded by the exons ATGGCGCTGAGCAGAGTCCGCCTGTTCCAGCCCCACGGGGAGGGCACCCGGCTGCTGCCCCAG GCATCCAGGCTGGTGGAGCTGCCCTACTCCTCctttgatgatgatgatgatgatgatgacacGGCTGAGCAGGACCCCGGGGTGTGGTACCccgacccccccaaacccagccccttCAGCTGCTGCGTCCGCTACCTGGCCTTCCTCTGgaacctcctcttcctcctgatgGGGCTGCTGACCCTTGCcgtgggggtctgggggctgctGACCAAGAGCTCCCTGTCTGGGGGGGAGCGTGGGGCACCCCTGGGCTCGGACCCCATGCTGCTCTTcgtgctggtggggctgggggccagCGCCGTGTCCCTGGCCGGCTGCCTGGGCGCCCTGCgagccagcccctgcctgctgcgTTTCTTCCTGGGCGCCCTGCTGGCTTTcggggggctggagctgctgggggggctcctgctgctgctgctgcggcgGCGGTTGCGGGACGcgctgcaggacctgctgctgctctgcctcctgcgCTACCGGGAGGATCCCGACCTGCAGTTCCTGGTGGACGAGGTGCAGCGgagcctgcagtgctgtggcctCGAGTCCTACCGCGACTGGGAGATCAACCC GTACTTCAACTGCAGCTCCCCCGGCGTGCAGGCCTGTGGCGTGCCGGCCTCCTGCTGCCGGGAGCCGCTGCAGGACGGCTCCGTGCCCAACGCCCAGTGCGGGTTCGGGGCGCTGGCGCTGGGCcccgcggcggccgcggcccTGCTGCACAcggggggctgtggggccgCGCTggccgcggggctgcggggccagGCCGGGGCCATCGCCGCCGGGGctgccaccctgctgctgctggaggccgTGGGAGCGCTCATGGCCCTGAGGGTGCTTGGGGATATCACGGCCGGGAGGGTGTGGCAGTGA